Proteins encoded by one window of Chondromyces crocatus:
- a CDS encoding response regulator encodes MSHGERHFDILLIDDSPSDARLVREALEGRAARCRLSVAANGVEGVAFLRREGKYVTAPRPDLILLDLNLPMKNGAEVLQEIKADEALMHIPVVVLSSSASQEDVQRAYGLHANCYVTKPGDLDCFIQVIRTIEDFWLTTVQLSND; translated from the coding sequence ATGAGCCACGGGGAGCGGCACTTCGACATCCTCCTGATCGACGATAGCCCGAGCGACGCGCGGCTGGTGCGCGAGGCGCTGGAAGGCCGGGCTGCGCGATGCAGGCTCAGCGTCGCGGCGAACGGTGTGGAGGGAGTGGCCTTCCTGAGGAGGGAGGGCAAATACGTCACTGCGCCCCGGCCGGATCTCATCTTGCTCGATCTGAACCTCCCCATGAAGAACGGCGCGGAGGTGCTGCAGGAGATCAAGGCCGATGAGGCCCTGATGCACATCCCCGTCGTGGTGCTGTCCAGCTCTGCCTCCCAGGAGGATGTTCAGAGGGCATATGGCTTGCACGCAAACTGCTACGTAACCAAGCCTGGCGACCTCGACTGCTTCATTCAGGTCATACGTACGATCGAGGACTTCTGGCTCACGACGGTGCAGCTCTCGAACGATTGA
- a CDS encoding protein kinase domain-containing protein translates to MDGPVINVLLVEDNPADARLLREMVAEAVASDLVVTHVDRVALALKAIGEQCFDVVLLDLSLPDSFGFEGFVKIHTAAPTLPLVILSNLDDEALALRAVQEGAQDYLPKGRIKGPALVRAVRYAVERGRREAAQLASVVAQAGVTPVSAVVPSSGGRLVPAGGAVGQAQTVRATPRPHADNLPTGTRIGNYSITGRIGRGGMGVVYEAENTILRRKVAIKVMPDALAKDPDALRRFQREARAAAQIDHPNVVGIYDIGEWEGAYFIAMPLVRGGSVQALLSAGGPLHWRQATEVAADVCRGLAAAHAAGVVHRDIKPDNILIGTDGVVRIVDFGLAQAVASNDSLSSSSDGQGIVAGTLHYMSPEQCQGQRVGPASDIYSLGAAYHAMLVGKPPYEGDSKRILWGHCFCSPPHAHSLNATVPEVCTEIIRRAMAREPMSRFESVERMLGDLERALFEESPVNVAS, encoded by the coding sequence ATGGACGGTCCTGTCATCAATGTCCTGCTCGTGGAGGACAACCCTGCGGATGCCCGCTTGCTGCGCGAGATGGTGGCGGAAGCGGTGGCGTCGGATCTCGTGGTGACCCACGTGGATCGGGTTGCGCTCGCGCTGAAGGCCATCGGAGAGCAGTGCTTCGATGTGGTCCTGCTGGATCTGTCCTTGCCAGACAGCTTCGGGTTCGAGGGCTTCGTCAAGATTCATACGGCCGCGCCGACGCTACCGCTGGTGATCCTGTCCAATCTGGATGATGAGGCGCTGGCGCTGCGGGCAGTACAGGAGGGCGCCCAGGATTACCTGCCCAAGGGGCGAATCAAGGGACCCGCGCTGGTCCGTGCAGTTCGTTACGCAGTGGAGCGTGGGCGGCGTGAGGCAGCTCAGCTGGCGAGCGTGGTCGCGCAGGCAGGGGTCACACCCGTGTCGGCCGTGGTGCCTTCGAGCGGCGGCAGGTTGGTGCCGGCGGGGGGCGCTGTCGGGCAAGCGCAGACCGTGCGCGCGACGCCACGGCCCCATGCGGACAACCTGCCGACGGGCACGCGGATCGGCAACTACTCCATCACGGGGCGCATCGGCCGGGGTGGCATGGGTGTGGTCTACGAGGCCGAGAACACGATTCTGCGCCGCAAGGTGGCGATCAAGGTGATGCCGGATGCGCTCGCCAAGGATCCCGATGCCCTTCGACGCTTCCAGCGCGAGGCGCGGGCGGCCGCGCAGATCGATCACCCCAACGTGGTCGGGATCTATGACATCGGCGAGTGGGAAGGAGCGTACTTCATCGCGATGCCGCTCGTCCGTGGCGGGAGCGTGCAAGCGCTGCTCTCTGCGGGAGGTCCGCTTCACTGGCGCCAGGCGACGGAGGTCGCTGCCGATGTCTGCCGGGGGCTCGCGGCGGCTCATGCGGCGGGGGTGGTGCATCGGGACATCAAGCCCGACAACATCCTCATCGGCACCGACGGTGTCGTCCGCATCGTCGACTTCGGTCTGGCGCAGGCCGTGGCATCCAACGACTCGCTGTCTTCGTCCAGTGACGGACAGGGCATCGTTGCGGGCACGCTGCACTACATGAGCCCGGAGCAGTGCCAGGGCCAGCGTGTCGGGCCCGCCAGCGACATCTATTCACTCGGTGCCGCCTACCACGCGATGCTCGTCGGCAAGCCGCCCTACGAGGGAGACAGCAAGCGTATCTTGTGGGGGCACTGCTTCTGCTCCCCGCCGCATGCCCACTCCTTGAACGCGACCGTCCCCGAGGTCTGCACGGAGATCATCCGCAGAGCGATGGCTCGTGAGCCCATGTCCCGCTTCGAGAGCGTGGAGCGCATGCTCGGCGATCTGGAGCGGGCGCTCTTCGAGGAGTCACCCGTGAACGTGGCCTCCTGA
- a CDS encoding RAD55 family ATPase: MGGNPMMAMMQMMQMMMGGGMVAPSVDPAAVPFAGASAAADAGAGLDADIIRPALIVDRIKTQEAVKLGSVLDVLCLTEDGKNALGGVPKGCTIALAGPPGKGKTRSALSGMARVAREGHKVAFVIAEEGFHDEAGSGRDDLCSRMTKIGMAATQLDEETFAKEVLENVFVLESQYHKGQSWDDFVGKYRYLVEKENIRFVVIDSLNMLDPTKNRTADNLSALKTYNHAKGITCICIGQIRDTGLPVGGEALQHTADVVLLIEEMSLGSKEQAEQWGGKYREKIDVISAVKSVTTPIFPFPIRIGRASGTGLMSVHPAQPADYAVLPAR; this comes from the coding sequence ATGGGAGGGAATCCCATGATGGCCATGATGCAGATGATGCAGATGATGATGGGGGGCGGGATGGTCGCGCCTTCCGTCGATCCCGCTGCCGTTCCCTTTGCGGGCGCCTCGGCGGCCGCCGACGCAGGGGCAGGGCTCGACGCGGACATCATCCGGCCAGCGCTCATCGTCGATCGCATCAAGACCCAGGAGGCCGTGAAGCTGGGCTCGGTGCTGGACGTGCTCTGCTTGACGGAGGACGGGAAGAACGCGCTCGGCGGTGTCCCCAAGGGGTGTACGATCGCGCTCGCGGGGCCTCCCGGGAAGGGGAAGACACGGTCGGCGCTGTCAGGGATGGCGCGCGTCGCGCGGGAAGGTCACAAGGTCGCGTTCGTCATCGCGGAAGAAGGGTTCCACGACGAGGCAGGATCGGGGCGTGACGATCTCTGCTCGCGGATGACCAAGATCGGCATGGCTGCAACGCAGCTCGATGAGGAGACGTTCGCCAAGGAGGTCCTGGAGAACGTGTTCGTTCTGGAGAGCCAGTACCACAAGGGGCAAAGCTGGGACGATTTCGTCGGGAAGTACCGCTATCTGGTGGAGAAAGAGAACATCCGCTTCGTGGTGATCGACTCGCTGAACATGCTCGATCCCACGAAGAATCGGACGGCGGACAACCTCTCGGCGCTGAAGACGTACAACCACGCGAAGGGGATCACCTGCATCTGCATCGGTCAGATCAGGGACACGGGCCTGCCGGTGGGCGGAGAGGCGCTCCAGCACACCGCGGACGTGGTGCTCCTGATCGAGGAGATGAGCCTCGGTTCGAAGGAGCAAGCGGAGCAGTGGGGCGGGAAGTACCGGGAGAAGATCGACGTGATCAGCGCGGTGAAGAGCGTGACCACGCCCATCTTTCCCTTCCCGATCCGGATCGGGCGCGCGTCGGGGACCGGGTTGATGAGCGTGCACCCGGCCCAGCCTGCCGATTACGCCGTGCTACCGGCGCGGTGA
- a CDS encoding RNA ligase family protein has protein sequence MKIVQSDDVRGWFTRTAPLSELLRSIGERQLEGSYIERVVGMPLHLRFLVERLSRERLAQGKSPDVPAAALDSIPFHALCTGFFLPLSVMAPERAVQLFGLRVPPPPDTAGREALLGKLLGKNLGLSAEQKIACILGDPFMGRPSTFRRDSLVRLLMSVQLIGWREVLDQLSAVGDVAVLFAASRPNPIGQPPLTAAEVLEVLRLLPDERRNAKFEILRALFGRCGKVEAYFLAKLLLRKAGFGFDYQGPLIARMLGGAYGASEELVSHAMALTDAFHVARVLSQEGAAGLKKIQLQPLVPVRPALASGSTDELKKFPVWVERKYDGIRLMLHKSTDARGSMLCGAYTRNRGDWLELVPGLDMTIKSLPAQNAIVDGELHGTVIDLAGPRPATVYEVYAALQGERATPVSLKYAAFDVIYLNGRDLTGLPLSERRTWLSMLVTPVSGMPLPVPVGMADGQLATTRDDVSRLYHHFRAQRYEGIVVKDLEGRYRLAERDPSWLKRKPEITLDLVLIGALPAVTTKERVGAFGSYVIAARGAEGFEDVGDVAGVDRERDAEIQGEILREGLLTGRRIERKSASGARAGYELRPHIVVTVKFEGIARDSEGRLTLRDPKIAMLRADKPASEADSVKALEEVYLRQRVG, from the coding sequence GTGAAGATCGTCCAGTCCGACGACGTCCGGGGATGGTTCACCCGGACGGCCCCCCTGTCCGAGCTGCTGCGCTCCATCGGGGAGCGGCAGCTCGAAGGCAGCTACATCGAGCGGGTGGTGGGGATGCCACTCCACCTGCGCTTCCTGGTGGAGAGGCTGTCGCGTGAGCGGCTCGCCCAGGGCAAGAGCCCGGACGTCCCCGCCGCGGCGCTGGATTCGATCCCGTTCCACGCGCTCTGCACCGGCTTCTTCTTGCCGCTCAGCGTGATGGCGCCCGAGCGCGCGGTGCAACTCTTCGGGCTGCGCGTCCCGCCGCCACCCGACACGGCGGGAAGGGAAGCGCTGCTGGGGAAGCTGCTGGGCAAGAACCTCGGGCTGAGCGCGGAGCAGAAGATCGCCTGCATCCTGGGAGACCCCTTCATGGGGCGCCCGAGCACGTTCCGCCGCGACAGCCTGGTGCGTTTGCTGATGAGTGTGCAGCTCATCGGCTGGCGCGAGGTGCTCGATCAGCTTTCGGCTGTGGGTGATGTGGCGGTGCTGTTCGCTGCATCGCGACCGAACCCGATAGGGCAGCCCCCCTTGACGGCGGCCGAGGTGCTGGAGGTGCTGCGCCTCCTGCCCGACGAGCGGCGCAACGCAAAGTTCGAGATCTTGCGGGCGCTGTTCGGGCGGTGCGGGAAGGTCGAGGCGTACTTCCTGGCGAAGCTGCTGCTCCGGAAGGCAGGCTTCGGGTTCGACTACCAGGGGCCACTCATCGCGCGGATGCTGGGCGGCGCCTACGGTGCCTCCGAGGAGCTGGTGTCCCACGCCATGGCATTGACCGACGCCTTCCATGTCGCGCGCGTGCTCTCGCAAGAGGGAGCGGCAGGCCTGAAAAAGATCCAGCTCCAGCCACTGGTCCCCGTGCGTCCGGCGCTCGCGAGCGGCTCGACCGACGAGCTCAAGAAGTTCCCGGTGTGGGTGGAGCGCAAGTACGACGGCATACGCCTCATGCTGCACAAGTCGACGGACGCTCGTGGCTCGATGCTCTGCGGCGCGTACACGCGCAACCGTGGGGACTGGCTGGAACTCGTCCCCGGGCTCGACATGACGATCAAGAGCTTGCCCGCCCAGAACGCGATCGTGGATGGCGAACTTCACGGCACGGTGATCGATCTGGCGGGACCGCGGCCGGCCACCGTGTACGAGGTCTACGCTGCCTTGCAGGGCGAGCGGGCGACGCCGGTGAGCCTGAAGTACGCGGCGTTCGACGTGATCTACCTGAACGGCCGGGACCTGACGGGCCTGCCGCTCTCGGAGCGCAGAACGTGGCTGTCGATGCTGGTGACGCCTGTCTCCGGGATGCCCTTGCCCGTACCTGTGGGCATGGCCGACGGACAGCTTGCGACGACCCGCGACGACGTGAGCCGGCTCTACCACCACTTCCGGGCGCAGCGGTACGAGGGGATCGTGGTCAAGGATCTGGAGGGCCGCTACCGCCTCGCCGAGCGCGACCCGAGCTGGCTCAAGCGAAAGCCCGAGATCACGCTGGATCTGGTGCTGATCGGCGCGCTGCCAGCCGTGACCACCAAGGAGCGCGTGGGGGCCTTCGGCTCCTATGTGATCGCTGCCCGTGGCGCCGAGGGCTTCGAGGACGTCGGTGATGTGGCCGGGGTCGACCGGGAGCGAGACGCAGAGATCCAGGGAGAGATCCTGCGCGAAGGGCTCCTCACGGGGCGACGCATCGAGCGCAAGAGCGCCTCGGGGGCGCGGGCCGGATACGAGCTGCGGCCTCACATCGTGGTGACCGTGAAGTTCGAGGGAATCGCGCGTGACTCGGAGGGGCGCTTGACCCTCCGGGATCCGAAGATCGCGATGCTGCGAGCGGACAAACCCGCTTCGGAGGCGGACAGTGTGAAGGCCCTCGAAGAGGTGTACCTGAGGCAGCGGGTCGGGTAG